In a genomic window of Gloeocapsopsis dulcis:
- a CDS encoding phycobilisome rod-core linker polypeptide: protein MDAAKMPLTAKAIADTAAKARQMDRTRPLFIELGRSFNDGRGQSVEVGVGTTRRKPARIYRATQGASSTEMALVVDAIYCQVMDLFSGQVPDNLRRSDLDSKLKNGEISVREFIRTLASSDIYVRRFYTPYPNTKVIEFLFRHILGRAPATQQEIRQYNKLLADSGLKAAVDAMVDSAEYAQYFGEDVVPYRRYPSLPAGNYLGSVKAAADLVKQSWSDLSPSVLNRS, encoded by the coding sequence ATGGATGCGGCGAAAATGCCGTTAACCGCGAAGGCGATCGCCGACACAGCAGCGAAAGCTCGACAAATGGATCGCACTCGACCACTATTTATTGAGCTGGGTCGTTCCTTTAATGATGGTCGCGGACAATCAGTTGAGGTGGGTGTAGGAACAACTCGGCGCAAACCTGCACGGATTTACCGCGCTACTCAAGGAGCGAGTTCGACTGAAATGGCATTAGTCGTTGATGCGATCTACTGTCAAGTCATGGATTTGTTTAGCGGTCAAGTTCCAGATAACTTACGACGTTCTGATTTAGATAGCAAGCTTAAGAACGGTGAAATCTCAGTCAGAGAATTTATTCGTACGCTAGCAAGCTCAGATATCTACGTGCGGCGCTTCTACACACCATACCCGAATACTAAGGTGATTGAATTCTTATTCCGTCATATTTTGGGTCGGGCACCAGCAACACAGCAAGAAATTCGCCAGTACAACAAGCTATTAGCTGACAGTGGTCTGAAAGCAGCTGTTGACGCCATGGTAGACAGCGCTGAGTATGCTCAATACTTTGGCGAAGATGTTGTACCTTATCGTCGCTATCCGTCTTTACCAGCCGGTAACTACTTGGGTAGCGTGAAGGCAGCTGCTGATCTTGTCAAGCAATCTTGGTCTGATTTGTCTCCTTCAGTTTTAAACCGCTCTTAG
- a CDS encoding phycobilisome linker polypeptide, which produces MRMFKVTACVPSQTRIRTQRELQNTYFTKLVPYDNWFREQQRIMKMGGKIVKVELATGKPGMNTGLL; this is translated from the coding sequence ATGCGGATGTTTAAGGTCACTGCCTGTGTTCCTAGTCAAACCCGAATTAGAACACAGCGGGAATTACAAAACACCTATTTTACTAAGCTCGTTCCTTACGACAACTGGTTTCGGGAACAGCAACGAATTATGAAAATGGGTGGCAAGATTGTTAAGGTGGAACTGGCAACAGGAAAGCCTGGGATGAATACAGGGCTGCTGTAG
- the apcA gene encoding allophycocyanin subunit alpha produces MSIVTKSIVNADAEARYLSPGELDRIKSFVTSGERRLRIAQTLTDNRERIVKQAGDQLFQKRPDVVSPGGNAYGQEMTATCLRDMDYYLRLITYGVVAGDVTPIEEIGVVGVREMYRSLGTPIEAVAEGVRAMKNVATSMMSSEDASEAGSYFDYLVGAMQ; encoded by the coding sequence ATGAGTATCGTCACGAAGTCAATCGTGAATGCAGACGCCGAAGCTCGCTACCTCAGCCCTGGTGAGCTTGATCGGATCAAGAGTTTTGTTACTAGTGGTGAGCGTCGTTTACGTATCGCTCAAACCTTAACAGACAACCGCGAGCGCATCGTTAAGCAAGCCGGCGATCAATTATTTCAAAAGCGTCCTGATGTAGTTTCTCCTGGTGGAAACGCTTATGGTCAGGAAATGACTGCAACTTGCTTGCGCGATATGGATTATTACCTACGCTTAATCACCTACGGTGTTGTCGCTGGTGATGTCACACCAATTGAAGAAATTGGTGTTGTTGGTGTCCGCGAAATGTACAGGTCTCTTGGCACTCCGATTGAAGCAGTTGCTGAAGGCGTCCGAGCAATGAAAAATGTTGCTACTTCGATGATGTCTTCTGAAGACGCTTCTGAAGCTGGCTCTTACTTTGACTATCTAGTAGGCGCTATGCAGTAG
- a CDS encoding FtsW/RodA/SpoVE family cell cycle protein → MQIRQLIPFFDKSVAGWANEARLLRWLTLLWLLIGLVILFSASYPVADIEQGDGLYFLKRQLIGAAIGLIAFNFLVHLPLRFILSIAHWSVLVLLGLIFLTLILGEEIAGVRRWLSIQGILIQPSELIKPFLILQSARLFGQWDRVRWQARLFWLAVFALTLAGILLQPNLSTTALCGMALWLVALAAGLPYVQLIGTALLGISVAATSISLRPYQLQRVISFRNPWIDPANNGYQLIQSLLAVGSGGTWGAGFGLSQQKLFYLPIQDTDFIFAIFAEEFGFVGGVLLLLLLIAYATLALVVALKAWNPVHRLVAIGAMTFLVGQSILHIGVSTGILPTTGLPLPFVSYGSNSIIASLMIAGLLIRVARENADTQVVTLLGRTKSRQP, encoded by the coding sequence GTGCAGATCCGTCAACTCATTCCTTTCTTTGACAAATCTGTGGCTGGATGGGCTAATGAAGCCCGCCTGTTGCGCTGGCTAACTTTGTTGTGGTTATTGATTGGGCTAGTCATTTTATTTTCTGCATCCTATCCAGTGGCTGATATAGAGCAGGGAGATGGACTGTATTTCCTCAAGCGTCAATTAATAGGAGCAGCAATCGGTTTAATCGCATTTAACTTCCTTGTCCATTTACCTTTGCGCTTTATTTTAAGCATCGCGCATTGGAGTGTATTAGTTCTTTTAGGATTAATTTTTTTAACACTTATTCTAGGAGAAGAAATTGCGGGAGTTAGGCGTTGGCTATCAATTCAGGGAATTCTAATTCAACCATCTGAGTTAATTAAGCCGTTCTTGATCTTACAAAGCGCTCGTCTTTTTGGACAATGGGATAGGGTTCGCTGGCAAGCACGTTTGTTTTGGCTAGCAGTTTTTGCGCTGACCTTAGCAGGAATTCTCCTCCAACCAAATCTAAGTACAACAGCACTCTGTGGCATGGCACTTTGGTTAGTAGCACTTGCAGCAGGTTTACCTTATGTTCAGTTAATAGGAACGGCTTTACTCGGCATATCAGTAGCCGCAACAAGCATTAGCTTGCGTCCCTATCAACTTCAGCGAGTCATTTCCTTTCGTAACCCTTGGATAGATCCGGCAAATAATGGCTATCAGTTAATTCAAAGTCTGCTTGCAGTTGGTTCAGGAGGAACTTGGGGCGCTGGATTTGGACTGTCGCAACAGAAATTATTTTATTTGCCAATTCAAGATACTGATTTTATTTTTGCAATTTTTGCAGAAGAGTTTGGCTTTGTTGGTGGCGTGCTATTGTTGCTCCTATTAATTGCGTATGCAACGCTTGCTTTAGTTGTGGCACTCAAAGCATGGAATCCAGTACATAGGTTAGTCGCAATTGGTGCAATGACTTTCTTGGTAGGACAATCAATACTTCATATCGGTGTTTCTACAGGAATTTTACCCACAACAGGCTTACCACTTCCCTTCGTTAGCTATGGCAGTAATTCAATTATTGCTAGCTTAATGATTGCCGGATTATTGATCCGTGTTGCCAGAGAAAATGCGGATACTCAAGTTGTGACACTACTAGGACGTACCAAGAGTAGACAACCTTAG
- the apcB gene encoding allophycocyanin subunit beta — protein sequence MQDAITSVINASDVQGKYLDNSSMEKLKGYFQTGELRVRAATTISANAAAIVKEAVAKSLLYSDITRPGGNMYTTRRYAACIRDLDYYLRYSTYAMLAGDPSILDERVLNGLKETYNSLGVPIGATVQAIQAMKEVTASLVGPDAGKEMGVYFDYICSGLS from the coding sequence ATGCAAGACGCGATTACATCAGTAATTAATGCTTCAGACGTACAAGGTAAGTACCTAGACAACTCCTCTATGGAGAAGCTAAAAGGCTACTTCCAAACAGGCGAACTACGGGTACGTGCTGCTACAACGATCAGTGCTAATGCTGCAGCAATTGTTAAAGAAGCAGTAGCAAAGTCTCTGCTTTACTCTGACATCACTCGCCCAGGCGGCAACATGTATACGACTCGCCGCTATGCTGCTTGCATCCGCGACCTCGACTACTACCTACGCTACTCGACCTATGCTATGTTAGCAGGCGATCCTTCTATTCTTGATGAGCGCGTACTCAATGGTTTAAAAGAAACATACAATTCTTTGGGTGTTCCTATTGGCGCAACAGTACAAGCTATTCAAGCAATGAAGGAAGTTACTGCTAGTCTAGTAGGTCCTGATGCCGGTAAGGAAATGGGTGTTTACTTTGACTACATCTGCTCTGGCTTGAGCTAA